The Virgibacillus sp. MSP4-1 genome has a segment encoding these proteins:
- a CDS encoding ribose-phosphate diphosphokinase, which produces MPNTYKDPFLKVFTLNSNPDLAQEIAENIGTELGKCSVKTFSDGEIQINIEESIRGCDVYVIQSTSDPVNDHLMELLIMIDALKRASAKTINVVIPYYGYARQDRKARSREPITSKLVANLLMTAGATRLITLDLHAPQIQGFFDVPVDQLLGVTILSEYFSKKGIDDPVIVSPDHGGVTRARKMADLLKAPIAIIDKRRPKPNVSEVMNIVGNIEGKTAILVDDIVDTAGTITLAANALVENGAKEVYACGTHPVLSGPAIERVQNSKIKELVVTNSIPLPESKKIDKVTQLSVGPLISEAITRVHELKSVSDLFE; this is translated from the coding sequence ATGCCTAACACATACAAAGACCCATTCTTAAAGGTTTTCACCCTGAATTCCAATCCGGATCTTGCTCAGGAGATTGCGGAGAATATAGGTACAGAATTGGGGAAGTGTTCTGTAAAAACATTTAGTGACGGTGAAATACAGATTAATATTGAGGAAAGCATCAGAGGATGTGATGTGTATGTGATTCAATCCACCTCTGATCCGGTAAATGACCATCTGATGGAGCTGCTCATCATGATTGATGCTTTAAAACGAGCATCTGCAAAGACGATCAATGTTGTCATCCCGTATTATGGCTATGCAAGACAGGACCGAAAAGCCCGTTCAAGAGAACCGATCACCTCAAAGCTTGTGGCGAACTTATTAATGACTGCGGGAGCAACACGCCTTATTACTCTTGATTTACACGCTCCCCAGATTCAAGGCTTTTTCGATGTTCCGGTTGACCAATTATTGGGTGTAACCATTTTATCAGAGTACTTTAGTAAAAAAGGTATCGATGACCCTGTGATTGTATCTCCTGACCATGGAGGCGTAACACGGGCCCGCAAAATGGCTGATCTGCTAAAGGCACCTATCGCCATTATTGATAAACGCAGACCGAAACCAAACGTTTCCGAGGTTATGAATATTGTCGGTAATATTGAAGGAAAGACCGCTATATTAGTGGATGATATTGTTGATACGGCGGGCACGATTACCCTGGCTGCAAACGCCTTAGTTGAAAATGGCGCCAAAGAAGTATATGCTTGTGGTACGCATCCTGTTCTTTCGGGTCCAGCAATTGAACGTGTTCAGAATTCCAAGATTAAGGAATTAGTGGTAACCAACTCGATTCCACTTCCTGAAAGCAAAAAAATAGACAAGGTTACTCAATTGTCTGTTGGCCCATTAATCAGTGAAGCTATTACTCGTGTTCATGAACTCAAATCTGTAAGTGACTTGTTTGAATAA